From Thalassotalea euphylliae, the proteins below share one genomic window:
- a CDS encoding GGDEF domain-containing protein, which yields MQTLNLLEQQFSNFNAFRLFESNHLESNQRGLALLEQLQTTLDLNELLNKYAMVASKYIEFTGLTFKAESVEATIRGSRQGKIKRQFNLSINGQQLGRLTYSLNAPISGSTEKVMNELHRYLLHPLNNALTYRTALMLAMQDSLTGLGNRRYFDEQLKRAMHQANRSNNKVGLIVADLNKFKVINDTFGHAVGDKVLIHFADALRVSVRDSDSLFRFGGDEFVVLIECAGDESLEVIYHRIHEAVAADGYLEKYQVSCCLGATFMKCGDTEKSFFERADQALYRKKTNAAPLLSLV from the coding sequence ATGCAAACGCTTAATTTATTAGAACAACAATTTTCCAACTTTAATGCGTTCAGGTTATTTGAATCTAATCATTTAGAATCCAATCAACGCGGTCTTGCGCTATTAGAACAACTGCAAACCACACTTGATCTTAACGAGCTACTCAACAAGTACGCTATGGTGGCTAGCAAATATATTGAGTTTACTGGACTAACTTTTAAGGCGGAAAGCGTCGAAGCGACAATCAGAGGCAGTCGTCAAGGCAAGATCAAACGCCAGTTCAACTTATCTATTAACGGTCAACAACTTGGCAGATTAACTTACAGTTTAAATGCGCCAATCTCAGGAAGCACTGAAAAAGTGATGAACGAGCTACACCGTTATTTGCTTCACCCGCTGAACAATGCCCTAACTTACCGCACTGCGCTAATGTTAGCGATGCAGGATAGCCTAACAGGGCTTGGCAATCGTCGTTACTTTGACGAACAGCTCAAACGCGCAATGCACCAAGCCAACCGCAGTAATAACAAAGTAGGTCTTATCGTCGCTGATCTCAACAAGTTTAAGGTTATTAACGACACTTTTGGCCATGCAGTTGGCGACAAAGTGTTAATACACTTTGCCGATGCGCTGCGCGTTAGTGTGCGTGACTCAGACAGCTTATTCCGCTTTGGTGGTGATGAGTTTGTGGTACTGATTGAATGCGCTGGTGACGAATCACTTGAGGTAATTTATCACCGCATTCACGAGGCCGTTGCCGCCGATGGCTACTTAGAAAAGTATCAAGTGTCTTGCTGCTTGGGCGCGACCTTTATGAAGTGTGGTGATACCGAAAAAAGCTTCTTTGAGCGCGCTGATCAAGCCTTATACCGGAAGAAAACAAACGCGGCGCCACTGCTAAGCTTGGTCTAG
- a CDS encoding monovalent cation:proton antiporter family protein, translated as MIAHLEILAILACAVLIVFLFRKLNLPAILAYLVAGVLVGEHGLALANEHMDYEHFAELGIVFLLFTLGLEFSLPKLLAMRHLVVAVGSLQVAISMVIFMVVSMFFGLSFGSAFVVGGILALSSTAIVIRQLSETGAMKRKSGQITVAVLLFQDVAVVPLLIIIPMLSPQNDGSMFLALAWALVKGVFVVGILLLAGKWLLPRLFNLVARVRTDELFVLTTLLVTLMAASLTQWFGLSMALGAFLAGMMLGESEYKYQLEADIRPYRDILLGLFFVTVGMKLDISLLLASPVTLLLTMIAFMLLKVVVIKWLAVRAGEASKDAWATGFMLAQMGEFGFVLVALATQVNVLANNVASLLLGAGVISMAITPYIINNARKWGRWLANEEPVDTSDLADLPDGTQTLKDHVIICGFGRIGQTVSRFLKQESIEFVAIDIDPLRTRKAREAGENVLFGSSRQTELLHAAHLDQAKLVVIAFGEDKQSAEVIQRVRSLAPEVPILVRTRNDDQLDMLQKAGANEVVPESLEGALMLVSQVLTLSGVPFSRVVRRVQKERKNHYNHLHGFFQGEHTDMSAQAIDRIEFAHAILLTEDSFANGHTIGALDLESRRVSVITLKRDGKEIDEPDNTTLLQAQDTLVLRGKPRRVERTERYLHEGD; from the coding sequence GTGATAGCACATCTTGAAATTCTCGCCATCCTAGCGTGTGCGGTATTGATAGTATTTTTGTTTCGCAAATTAAATTTACCCGCGATTTTGGCGTATTTAGTTGCCGGCGTGTTAGTGGGCGAGCACGGTCTTGCGCTCGCCAACGAGCACATGGATTATGAGCATTTTGCCGAGCTCGGTATTGTCTTTTTGCTGTTTACACTCGGGTTGGAGTTTTCACTGCCTAAATTGTTGGCAATGCGGCATTTGGTGGTCGCTGTGGGTAGCTTACAAGTGGCGATATCCATGGTCATCTTTATGGTCGTGTCGATGTTCTTTGGCTTGTCTTTTGGCAGTGCCTTTGTGGTTGGTGGCATTTTGGCGCTTTCGTCTACGGCAATTGTGATCCGTCAGCTCAGTGAAACGGGGGCGATGAAGCGCAAATCGGGGCAAATTACCGTTGCGGTATTGCTCTTTCAAGATGTCGCCGTTGTCCCGCTGCTGATTATTATTCCGATGCTTTCACCTCAAAACGATGGCTCCATGTTTTTGGCCTTGGCTTGGGCTTTGGTAAAAGGTGTATTCGTTGTTGGCATTTTGCTACTGGCTGGCAAATGGCTGCTGCCACGCCTATTTAACTTAGTTGCCCGTGTGCGTACCGACGAATTATTTGTCTTAACCACCTTACTGGTTACCTTAATGGCCGCTTCGCTGACTCAATGGTTTGGTTTGTCGATGGCACTCGGGGCATTTTTGGCGGGCATGATGTTAGGTGAAAGTGAATACAAGTATCAGTTAGAGGCGGATATTCGTCCGTACCGCGATATTTTGCTTGGTTTATTCTTCGTCACCGTTGGCATGAAGTTAGATATCAGTTTATTGCTGGCATCGCCTGTCACACTACTACTCACGATGATCGCTTTTATGCTGCTTAAAGTGGTGGTGATCAAATGGTTAGCGGTGCGCGCTGGCGAAGCCAGCAAAGATGCTTGGGCAACGGGTTTTATGCTTGCACAAATGGGTGAATTTGGCTTTGTATTGGTTGCCTTGGCAACACAAGTGAATGTGCTGGCAAATAATGTTGCCTCACTGCTGCTTGGCGCAGGTGTTATCAGTATGGCAATTACTCCGTACATTATTAACAATGCGCGTAAATGGGGGCGTTGGTTAGCAAATGAAGAGCCCGTAGATACCTCAGATTTAGCCGACTTACCCGATGGCACGCAAACGCTAAAAGATCACGTGATCATTTGTGGTTTTGGCCGTATTGGGCAAACGGTGAGCCGCTTTTTAAAGCAAGAAAGCATTGAATTTGTCGCCATTGATATTGACCCTTTAAGAACGCGTAAAGCGCGTGAGGCGGGAGAGAACGTGCTGTTTGGCTCGTCACGACAAACTGAGTTACTACACGCCGCACATCTCGACCAAGCGAAGTTAGTGGTTATTGCCTTTGGCGAAGACAAACAATCCGCGGAAGTGATCCAGCGGGTGCGCAGTTTAGCGCCAGAAGTGCCAATCTTGGTGAGAACCCGAAATGATGATCAACTCGACATGCTGCAAAAGGCGGGGGCGAACGAAGTCGTCCCAGAGAGTTTGGAAGGGGCGTTAATGCTCGTGTCGCAAGTACTCACGCTCAGCGGTGTACCGTTTTCACGTGTGGTGCGCCGCGTGCAAAAAGAGCGTAAAAACCACTACAACCATCTACACGGCTTCTTTCAAGGTGAGCACACCGATATGAGTGCCCAAGCCATTGATCGCATTGAATTTGCTCACGCGATTTTGTTGACTGAAGACTCGTTTGCGAATGGTCATACTATAGGTGCACTTGATTTAGAAAGCCGCCGAGTTAGTGTGATCACC